In a single window of the Melioribacteraceae bacterium genome:
- a CDS encoding cbb3-type cytochrome c oxidase subunit I produces the protein MSFIKTLLGGEGEFFNPNSLTPMQKLTLRFVVVGLVYYLFAVFEGMIMRVYQVTPISLINESQYFAILTAHPLVGIFGSTYSIVFGAFLFLVPFLMKKPLWSIKLGNWTMVLVAVGTFVFWFSGFVSHYSPLYTLYWPLPADFTQFSVWGGTFFITGIALVMIGTAFFVINIYKTITYTPEGWEKQPKGALIKSALGLTGLTSIFSKKKKEHLVSLPVAAIARGTVDTALNAIVILFAGILILVYMVAELFGVSLKHSTIDALLYKNFFWWGLDLIADGLVLIFVAGTWYLLATLITGKKLFMENWARAALFIEMVVSWTVWSHHLMSDQAQPGILKVLSGEMVTAFELITQGLAFFITLVTLWSGRPLKMTHPLKFLLGGLLGFALAVPAGIMQADLGLNRILHNTQWIVGPHVHVAILVGLTMTLYSAIYFLLPILTNGAKLYSEKLATFHFWAHLLGGIGMGAFMGMAGLKGMLRRTIYFEGEYSSYMILAAISGSLLLFAFLAFFYNIVMTVGIKGVIGIFMPSKLNTTDLLPAEK, from the coding sequence ATGAGCTTCATTAAAACATTACTTGGCGGAGAGGGAGAATTCTTTAACCCCAATTCCCTAACCCCTATGCAAAAACTTACACTTCGTTTTGTAGTAGTTGGGTTGGTTTACTATTTGTTTGCCGTTTTTGAAGGGATGATAATGAGAGTGTATCAAGTTACACCAATATCTTTAATAAACGAGTCTCAGTACTTTGCTATTTTAACTGCTCATCCTTTAGTTGGAATTTTCGGCTCAACATATTCAATTGTATTTGGTGCATTCCTTTTTCTAGTTCCCTTCTTAATGAAAAAACCATTATGGAGCATTAAACTTGGAAATTGGACAATGGTGCTTGTTGCTGTTGGTACTTTCGTATTCTGGTTTTCAGGATTTGTTTCTCACTACTCACCACTTTACACACTTTACTGGCCTTTGCCTGCAGATTTTACCCAATTTAGTGTTTGGGGCGGAACATTCTTTATTACCGGTATTGCATTAGTTATGATTGGGACAGCATTTTTTGTCATCAATATTTACAAGACAATTACATATACTCCGGAAGGATGGGAGAAACAACCCAAAGGAGCATTAATTAAATCTGCTCTTGGCTTAACCGGTTTAACCTCTATTTTTTCAAAAAAGAAAAAAGAACATTTGGTTTCTCTTCCCGTTGCGGCAATTGCAAGAGGAACGGTTGATACAGCCCTAAATGCCATTGTTATTTTATTCGCCGGTATTCTAATTTTAGTTTATATGGTGGCTGAATTGTTTGGAGTAAGTCTTAAACATTCTACTATTGATGCTTTATTGTATAAAAATTTCTTTTGGTGGGGTCTTGATTTAATTGCCGATGGTCTTGTTCTTATTTTTGTTGCCGGAACTTGGTATTTACTTGCAACACTAATAACTGGCAAGAAATTATTTATGGAGAACTGGGCTCGTGCAGCTTTATTTATAGAGATGGTTGTTAGCTGGACTGTTTGGTCACATCATTTAATGTCCGATCAAGCACAACCCGGAATCCTCAAGGTTTTATCCGGCGAAATGGTTACAGCATTCGAACTAATTACTCAAGGACTAGCATTCTTTATTACGCTTGTTACTCTTTGGAGTGGAAGACCTTTAAAAATGACTCATCCCCTTAAATTTTTACTCGGTGGTCTTCTCGGTTTTGCTCTTGCGGTACCTGCAGGGATTATGCAGGCAGACTTGGGTTTAAATAGAATTCTTCATAATACACAATGGATTGTTGGACCTCACGTGCATGTTGCTATATTGGTTGGTTTAACAATGACGCTTTACTCTGCAATCTATTTTCTACTTCCTATTCTGACAAATGGCGCTAAACTGTATAGTGAAAAACTTGCTACGTTCCATTTCTGGGCTCATCTTTTAGGAGGAATTGGCATGGGCGCATTTATGGGTATGGCTGGCTTAAAAGGAATGCTGAGAAGAACTATTTATTTTGAAGGTGAATATTCTTCATACATGATTCTTGCCGCAATTTCCGGCTCGCTTCTTCTTTTTGCTTTCCTCGCCTTCTTTTATAACATTGTAATGACTGTTGGTATTAAAGGAGTAATAGGAATTTTTATGCCATCTAAATTAAACACAACTGATTTGCTGCCGGCAGAGAAATAA
- a CDS encoding outer membrane lipoprotein-sorting protein, producing MRTLSMLILTILFALNVTAQDANKLLKEVDDNLMPESYESIRKLINEEADGSKKEFTFYTVKKGKDKIAMLYISPASEKGRSTLRLGENMWLYIPSANRPIRITSLQSVVGGVFNNADIMQLEYSTEYDATYTKGTDTENILDLKAKNKTVAYDKLKMWITKDKKILRKVEAYSASGMLIKTLEFKDDKNFGGGITRPSLIETYSPLYKGYRSLMIYQTIKKRQFPDEVFTQNYMGRLGDLKK from the coding sequence ATGAGAACACTATCGATGTTAATTCTTACGATTTTATTCGCGCTCAATGTTACAGCGCAGGATGCAAACAAACTATTAAAGGAAGTTGACGATAACCTTATGCCGGAGTCGTATGAGTCAATTAGGAAACTTATAAATGAAGAAGCGGATGGTTCTAAAAAAGAGTTTACATTCTACACAGTGAAGAAGGGCAAAGATAAAATTGCAATGCTCTACATTTCTCCTGCTAGTGAAAAAGGACGTTCAACATTAAGGCTTGGAGAAAATATGTGGCTCTATATTCCAAGTGCTAATAGACCAATTCGTATTACAAGCCTTCAATCGGTTGTTGGGGGAGTTTTTAATAATGCGGATATTATGCAGTTGGAATACTCGACAGAGTATGACGCTACATATACTAAAGGCACCGATACAGAAAATATTCTTGATTTAAAAGCAAAGAATAAGACAGTTGCATACGATAAACTTAAAATGTGGATTACCAAAGACAAAAAGATTCTCCGCAAAGTTGAAGCTTATTCGGCCAGCGGGATGCTCATAAAAACGCTTGAATTTAAGGATGACAAAAATTTTGGAGGGGGAATAACACGCCCCTCATTAATAGAAACCTACAGCCCTTTATACAAAGGTTATCGTTCATTAATGATTTATCAAACCATTAAAAAACGCCAATTCCCGGATGAAGTATTTACTCAAAATTATATGGGACGATTAGGAGATTTGAAGAAATGA
- a CDS encoding patatin-like phospholipase family protein encodes MVHLSVVVKSLNRVLLLILIISGSIINGQVTYSNESGKTDSERSNKDIKIGLALSGGGARGIAHIGVIIAFEEEGIPIDYIAGTSMGSIVGGLYAAGYSGEEQKKIVHQIDWESIFNENPEPGFELISKRYGMMESIVTLRFKLWDIYIPFGLMKGQRINYELFKYTAQANYSAKSNFDSLTIPYRPVVVDISTGEVVAIDKGDLAQAIRGSMAIPFLFYPAKINDRYMVDGGVLNVIPTDVVKDMGADIIIGVDLVGLFPLGEEPTNFMDIADHTIDIMISELKKKNIAIADVLIEPQLDQHSSNDYSGFDSLIEKGYHAAKDKMEEIKRIIPHEILANKRTKHQLDLTLLEKSIIGEINVIGNKYLFSEAIMDDFPLSVGDKFNLDIAVQSTKNIYASNLFDNVWLELDTLANEKLKVNIKVIEKYPRTIGFGVNYREDEGVSGFIQIIHFNLFGWGERLMPLFRFGKLRTKAGIEMANDRFFVTPLTFHNGLYYESEYPYLYNPAGDHYDQMDFKRVVGLFSIGVQPYRKIHVSGGLRWERIWYMNSRNNDAGYENKDNLFLFGKINIDNTDNRYLPAKGIKFVLEGETILKYEKNTLPFSKLSIELSGVFPLHFKQRINPFVKIGTSNEKLPIYEKFRIGGSLTMPGFSRDELWGNHYAVFGISYLIETFKKINIKVNFTYGNSFEKHSNFRWDNLIGGISAGIVTLSPIGPIALMYGWSELGRDQVYLSVGYEF; translated from the coding sequence ATGGTACACTTAAGTGTAGTAGTTAAGTCGTTGAATAGGGTTCTCCTTCTTATATTAATTATTTCCGGCTCAATTATTAACGGGCAAGTTACTTATAGTAATGAATCCGGTAAAACGGATTCCGAAAGATCCAATAAAGATATTAAAATAGGATTAGCACTTAGTGGTGGAGGTGCAAGAGGAATTGCACACATTGGTGTAATTATAGCGTTTGAAGAAGAAGGAATTCCCATCGACTATATTGCAGGAACAAGTATGGGCAGTATTGTGGGCGGTCTCTACGCTGCAGGATATAGCGGTGAGGAACAAAAAAAGATTGTTCATCAGATTGATTGGGAGAGTATCTTCAACGAAAATCCCGAGCCAGGTTTTGAATTAATAAGTAAAAGATATGGTATGATGGAATCTATTGTCACTCTACGGTTCAAGTTATGGGACATATATATTCCTTTTGGTTTAATGAAGGGTCAAAGAATTAATTACGAACTGTTTAAATATACCGCGCAAGCTAATTATTCGGCAAAATCTAATTTTGATAGTCTTACTATTCCATATAGACCCGTTGTTGTTGATATATCCACAGGCGAAGTAGTTGCGATAGATAAAGGGGATCTTGCTCAAGCCATCCGTGGAAGCATGGCTATTCCTTTCCTTTTTTATCCAGCAAAAATTAATGATAGATATATGGTTGATGGTGGAGTACTCAATGTGATTCCAACCGATGTTGTAAAAGATATGGGCGCAGATATAATAATTGGTGTTGATCTGGTAGGACTTTTTCCTTTGGGCGAAGAACCTACAAACTTTATGGACATTGCAGACCATACAATTGATATTATGATTAGTGAATTGAAAAAGAAAAATATAGCGATTGCCGATGTATTGATTGAACCTCAATTAGATCAGCATTCATCAAACGATTATAGCGGGTTCGATTCGCTTATTGAAAAAGGATACCATGCTGCAAAAGACAAGATGGAGGAGATCAAAAGAATCATACCACATGAAATTTTAGCGAATAAAAGAACTAAACACCAACTTGATTTAACGCTTTTAGAAAAATCAATAATTGGGGAAATAAATGTTATTGGTAACAAATATCTATTTTCTGAAGCTATCATGGATGATTTTCCACTTTCAGTTGGAGATAAATTTAATTTAGACATTGCTGTTCAGAGTACAAAAAATATTTACGCATCAAATCTTTTTGATAATGTTTGGTTAGAACTTGATACCCTGGCAAATGAAAAATTAAAAGTGAATATAAAGGTCATAGAAAAATATCCAAGAACAATTGGGTTTGGTGTTAATTACAGAGAAGATGAAGGAGTGAGCGGTTTTATACAGATAATTCACTTCAATTTGTTTGGATGGGGCGAAAGATTGATGCCGTTATTTCGTTTTGGAAAGCTGCGGACTAAAGCCGGCATTGAAATGGCTAATGATCGGTTCTTTGTTACCCCACTAACTTTTCACAACGGCCTATACTATGAAAGCGAATATCCCTATTTATATAATCCTGCCGGTGATCATTATGATCAGATGGATTTTAAACGGGTTGTTGGTTTATTTTCTATAGGAGTTCAGCCATACAGGAAAATCCATGTTTCAGGCGGATTAAGATGGGAAAGAATTTGGTATATGAATAGTCGAAACAACGATGCTGGTTATGAAAATAAGGACAACCTATTTCTCTTCGGTAAAATAAATATAGACAATACCGACAATCGTTATTTACCCGCTAAGGGTATTAAATTTGTGCTGGAAGGTGAAACGATTTTGAAGTATGAAAAAAATACTCTACCATTTTCAAAATTGAGTATTGAATTGAGCGGGGTTTTTCCTCTGCATTTCAAGCAAAGAATAAATCCATTCGTTAAAATCGGTACTTCAAACGAAAAATTACCGATCTATGAAAAATTCAGAATCGGCGGATCATTAACTATGCCTGGTTTTAGTAGAGATGAATTATGGGGAAATCACTATGCAGTTTTTGGAATTTCTTATCTTATTGAAACTTTTAAAAAAATAAATATCAAAGTTAATTTTACTTATGGAAATAGCTTTGAAAAGCATAGCAACTTCAGATGGGATAATCTAATCGGCGGGATTTCCGCAGGCATTGTAACTCTCTCTCCAATTGGGCCGATTGCATTAATGTATGGATGGAGTGAACTCGGGAGAGATCAAGTATATTTATCTGTTGGATATGAATTCTAA
- a CDS encoding ABC transporter permease encodes MKNLIMIAFRNLFRNKRRTILTSSLITFGVVLVIVFGGLAISFKSQMVGILTNTAMGDLQIHRKGYVESIDNLPLNLTLSGTQLANVEKSLNNIPEVAAYSPRIKFGAMISNYAQTSNIRMSAVYPKMENRTVTEFVKRIKGKITDPDQFIKPGEILVPENLMKGLLLNIGDEIVLVATNKDGSVNAVTLRIAAMTENVFGPSGKDGYMHIEDAQLLLREDQPEIVEIAIHLQQYDQLNKVYKQLKESVGTPKSETEIHTWEQLSPFASIARIVDLLILVVKFILISIVLVSILNIMTMSVYERISEIGTIAAIGTPPRRILSLFLIEGFAMGLLSTLAGIVIGLGALLIMNMTKIEFTFGSMNVSLAPSIPMSEVIIVAVIVMIVSLFAGFQPAYKASKMEPVDALGHN; translated from the coding sequence GGCAATTTCTTTTAAATCACAAATGGTAGGTATCTTAACTAATACCGCAATGGGTGATTTGCAAATTCACAGAAAAGGATATGTTGAATCAATTGATAATTTACCGTTAAATCTTACTCTTTCAGGTACTCAGCTAGCAAATGTTGAAAAATCGTTAAACAATATTCCCGAAGTTGCTGCCTACAGCCCGCGTATAAAGTTTGGTGCAATGATTAGTAACTATGCTCAAACATCAAACATTCGTATGAGCGCAGTCTATCCCAAAATGGAAAATCGCACAGTAACGGAATTTGTTAAAAGAATTAAAGGAAAGATAACAGATCCCGATCAGTTTATTAAGCCGGGAGAAATTTTGGTGCCGGAAAATTTAATGAAAGGACTTTTATTAAATATTGGTGATGAAATTGTTCTGGTTGCGACCAACAAAGATGGTTCAGTAAATGCAGTCACATTGCGTATTGCGGCAATGACAGAAAATGTTTTCGGCCCTTCCGGCAAAGATGGATATATGCACATTGAAGATGCACAACTGCTTCTACGTGAGGATCAACCGGAGATAGTTGAAATTGCAATTCATTTGCAACAATATGACCAGCTCAACAAAGTATACAAGCAGTTAAAAGAATCTGTAGGCACTCCGAAATCAGAAACCGAAATTCACACCTGGGAACAGTTATCCCCATTTGCAAGTATCGCGCGAATAGTTGATCTGCTAATTCTTGTAGTAAAATTTATTTTGATTTCAATTGTTCTTGTCAGTATTCTAAACATAATGACGATGTCAGTTTATGAACGGATTAGTGAAATAGGAACTATTGCCGCAATCGGTACTCCACCGCGTCGTATTCTTTCCCTTTTTCTTATTGAAGGATTTGCGATGGGCTTATTAAGTACTTTGGCAGGGATAGTAATAGGACTTGGTGCATTGTTGATTATGAATATGACAAAGATTGAGTTCACCTTCGGATCAATGAATGTATCGCTGGCACCAAGTATCCCCATGAGTGAAGTTATAATTGTTGCAGTTATCGTTATGATCGTATCACTGTTTGCAGGTTTTCAACCCGCATATAAAGCTTCCAAAATGGAACCGGTGGATGCTTTGGGACATAATTAG
- a CDS encoding DUF438 domain-containing protein, whose product MSEIINNSKVRVEKLKQLILEIHEGKPIELAKEELTKMLGSIPYGEVVQAEQELIAGGMAAEEILKYCDLHSEALKGSINLSASKIVAEGHPVDTLIKENQSITKQIEAIRLFKRELQIEDLSKERLEVVILNIRGGLNSLMDIEKHYVRKENLIFPYLEKYEITGPPTVMWGKHDETRGFLKSSAKVFDTEEELSREDILSFYEFLFDQALISIEEMIYKEENILFPMCLDTLTEIDWYEIYSQSDSIGYCLYAPEVKWKPEIDLPKEDKSITSNRVQLSTGSFTLNELEAVFKSIPVDLTFVDKEDTVKYYSHGKERIFERNNAIIGRKVQFCHPPSSVHIVEKILSDFKAGIEDEAKFWINFKDKYVHIAYYAVRGSQGEYLGTLEVTQDVNQYKQLEGERRLLTYDK is encoded by the coding sequence ATGAGTGAAATAATTAACAACAGTAAGGTAAGAGTAGAGAAATTAAAGCAGTTGATTCTTGAGATTCATGAAGGGAAACCAATTGAGTTAGCAAAAGAGGAACTGACTAAAATGTTAGGATCTATACCTTATGGAGAAGTGGTACAGGCAGAGCAGGAACTTATTGCCGGTGGAATGGCAGCCGAAGAGATATTAAAGTATTGCGATCTTCATTCGGAAGCGTTGAAGGGGAGTATTAATTTAAGTGCTTCAAAGATAGTGGCTGAAGGTCATCCGGTAGATACCTTAATTAAGGAGAACCAATCAATAACCAAGCAAATTGAAGCAATAAGATTATTTAAGAGAGAATTGCAGATTGAAGATCTGTCGAAAGAGAGATTGGAAGTAGTAATCTTAAATATCAGAGGGGGATTAAATTCTTTGATGGATATTGAAAAGCATTATGTGCGCAAAGAGAATTTAATATTTCCCTATCTTGAGAAATATGAAATTACCGGACCTCCAACTGTTATGTGGGGTAAGCATGATGAAACAAGGGGATTTTTAAAATCTTCGGCAAAAGTATTTGATACAGAAGAGGAATTAAGCAGAGAAGACATATTGAGCTTTTATGAATTTTTATTTGATCAAGCATTAATTTCGATAGAAGAGATGATTTATAAGGAGGAGAATATACTTTTTCCGATGTGCTTGGATACTTTAACGGAAATTGACTGGTATGAAATATACTCGCAGTCGGACTCGATAGGATACTGTTTATATGCCCCTGAAGTGAAATGGAAACCGGAAATTGATTTACCAAAAGAGGATAAAAGCATAACTTCAAATAGAGTTCAACTTTCAACCGGTTCATTTACATTAAATGAATTGGAAGCGGTATTCAAATCCATTCCGGTTGATTTAACATTTGTTGATAAAGAAGATACGGTAAAATATTATTCGCATGGAAAGGAAAGGATATTTGAAAGAAATAATGCCATTATAGGAAGAAAGGTTCAGTTTTGCCATCCTCCTTCAAGCGTACATATAGTAGAAAAGATATTAAGTGATTTCAAAGCGGGAATTGAGGATGAAGCGAAATTTTGGATAAATTTTAAGGACAAGTATGTTCATATAGCATACTATGCGGTGCGTGGAAGCCAAGGAGAATATTTAGGTACTTTAGAAGTGACTCAAGATGTAAATCAGTATAAACAGTTAGAAGGGGAAAGACGCCTTTTAACATACGATAAATAG
- a CDS encoding Rrf2 family transcriptional regulator encodes MTFSKTTEYALRTLTYMAENEKELHSSDALHKALKIPKKYLQRLLTLLSKQQLIESIRGKYGGYRLMRNSKKIYISQIVDAVEGFRTEPICFFGFSECLLDHPCHMHDVWAKSQNETIKVLSSTSLFDLIKK; translated from the coding sequence ATGACTTTTTCTAAAACTACAGAATATGCGCTAAGAACATTAACCTATATGGCTGAAAATGAAAAGGAACTTCATTCCTCAGATGCACTTCATAAAGCGCTAAAGATTCCTAAAAAATATCTTCAGCGGCTTCTTACATTACTTTCAAAACAACAACTGATTGAAAGTATAAGAGGAAAGTATGGGGGATATAGACTTATGAGGAACAGCAAGAAAATATACATCTCACAAATTGTTGATGCAGTCGAAGGATTTAGAACTGAACCAATCTGTTTCTTCGGTTTTAGTGAATGTCTGCTGGACCATCCTTGCCACATGCATGATGTTTGGGCAAAATCTCAGAACGAAACAATAAAAGTTCTCTCCTCCACCAGCTTATTCGATCTTATAAAAAAGTAG
- a CDS encoding TonB-dependent receptor, protein MNKKSSSGIQTIFLLIVFALIVFTGQIRSQSASGIISGEVRDAVTKQPLPGANIIIVGTNIGAASDAEGYYVIKNVAAGKYILRSSMMGYESSVYADLIINPNRNHSVMFELHPAATEISEINVTADYFSKPTENPVSFRSITPEEIRRSPGSAEDIFRVMQSLPGVATAGAKSAQLIVRGGSPDENLTLIDNIEVYNPIHFARTGESMGIISIVNPALLQKVDFLTGGFPVKYSDKMSSVFDMTLRDGNKEVFNTDANLNIAGFGVMLDGPLIENSNMVLSLRRGFFDLITATLNRPAAPSYYDAVGKISYDINSENRISLVGFYYLDQIERAGSSKESTSSWSKYEYLTRDDYGAAFGINWRSLISKSAFSLVTASYTSNGWNTLQGTENERTLKGDEIRENEFTLKAEVNYQLNHKLDFKIGGQIKFIDSRNDSWSPETITNSGAIIPANKIFYHPDPTTKSSLFLQSSFRIIDPMVISAGLLYDYFALTSENNISPRISLSYKLPTETTFNLAWGKYYQSPASYQVATDPRNLFLKSSYATHYIAGLEQLLSNDTKASIELYYKELSSLIVDPDVSELLVNTGSGYAQGIEFALQKKFTDGFVGSASYSYSISKRKDYESLDHYDFEFERPHIINLIFGLEIGTGWQVGAKFQYASGNPYTPVVGVVKKNSSYYVVEGTKNSARYPDYHKLDIRIDKQFVFDSWSFSIYLDLWNVYDRDNVSSYSFKADANGELTSTPRFDFGITPILGFTAKF, encoded by the coding sequence GTGAATAAAAAATCATCTTCTGGTATTCAAACAATTTTTTTATTAATAGTCTTTGCGCTTATTGTTTTTACCGGACAAATAAGGTCTCAGAGTGCATCGGGTATAATTTCCGGCGAAGTGAGAGACGCAGTTACAAAACAACCTCTTCCCGGTGCAAACATAATAATTGTTGGGACCAATATTGGTGCCGCAAGCGATGCTGAAGGATATTACGTAATTAAAAATGTAGCCGCAGGAAAATATATCTTAAGATCTTCTATGATGGGATACGAGTCATCAGTTTATGCAGATTTAATTATTAATCCAAACAGAAATCATTCTGTTATGTTCGAACTCCACCCGGCCGCCACAGAAATAAGTGAAATAAATGTTACAGCGGATTACTTTTCTAAACCCACAGAAAACCCAGTTAGTTTTAGATCAATAACTCCAGAAGAAATTAGAAGATCCCCCGGCTCCGCAGAAGATATTTTTAGGGTAATGCAATCACTACCGGGAGTTGCTACTGCCGGTGCAAAAAGTGCGCAGCTCATTGTGAGAGGAGGAAGCCCTGATGAAAACCTAACTCTGATTGATAATATTGAAGTTTATAATCCTATTCATTTTGCCCGCACCGGAGAATCGATGGGAATTATAAGCATTGTTAATCCCGCCCTGCTGCAAAAAGTAGATTTTTTAACAGGTGGTTTTCCCGTCAAGTATAGCGATAAAATGTCTTCGGTCTTTGATATGACTTTACGAGACGGCAATAAAGAAGTTTTTAATACTGATGCAAACTTAAATATAGCAGGTTTCGGAGTGATGTTAGATGGACCGCTAATTGAAAATAGCAATATGGTTCTTTCTCTAAGACGCGGTTTCTTTGATTTAATTACTGCAACTCTTAACAGACCCGCCGCACCCAGTTATTATGACGCCGTAGGAAAAATTTCATATGATATAAATTCTGAAAACAGAATCAGTCTTGTTGGATTCTATTATCTGGACCAGATTGAGCGTGCAGGCTCATCCAAAGAATCAACATCCTCATGGAGTAAATATGAATACTTAACGCGCGATGATTATGGAGCGGCATTTGGAATTAATTGGCGTTCTTTAATTTCTAAAAGTGCTTTCTCATTAGTTACGGCTTCATACACAAGCAACGGCTGGAATACACTGCAGGGAACCGAAAACGAACGCACCCTAAAGGGGGATGAAATTCGTGAAAACGAATTTACGTTAAAAGCAGAAGTAAATTATCAACTTAATCATAAACTTGATTTCAAAATTGGCGGACAAATAAAATTTATCGATTCGCGAAATGATTCGTGGAGTCCTGAAACTATAACAAATAGCGGCGCAATTATTCCGGCCAATAAAATATTTTATCATCCAGATCCAACAACAAAGTCATCTCTCTTTTTACAATCATCATTTCGCATTATCGATCCCATGGTTATTTCAGCGGGTTTGCTTTATGATTATTTTGCACTTACATCAGAAAATAATATTAGCCCAAGAATTTCTCTTTCATATAAATTGCCTACCGAGACCACTTTTAATCTTGCTTGGGGAAAATATTACCAATCACCGGCAAGTTACCAGGTTGCTACCGATCCACGAAATCTATTTTTAAAAAGCAGTTACGCAACTCATTATATTGCCGGACTTGAACAGTTGTTAAGCAATGATACTAAGGCAAGTATTGAGCTTTATTATAAAGAGCTTTCAAGTCTTATTGTTGATCCGGACGTTTCCGAACTTCTTGTTAATACGGGCAGCGGATACGCTCAAGGAATTGAATTTGCGTTACAGAAAAAATTTACTGATGGATTTGTTGGAAGTGCTTCATATTCTTATTCAATATCAAAAAGAAAAGATTATGAATCTCTTGACCATTACGACTTTGAATTCGAAAGACCCCATATAATAAATCTTATTTTTGGTCTCGAGATTGGAACCGGCTGGCAAGTTGGCGCTAAGTTTCAATATGCTTCAGGTAATCCTTACACACCTGTAGTTGGAGTTGTGAAGAAAAATAGCTCATACTATGTTGTTGAGGGTACAAAAAATTCAGCACGTTATCCCGATTATCATAAACTAGATATTCGAATAGACAAACAATTCGTTTTTGATTCGTGGTCATTCTCAATATATCTCGATTTGTGGAATGTGTATGATCGAGATAATGTTAGTTCCTACTCTTTCAAAGCTGATGCGAATGGTGAATTGACTTCTACACCGAGATTTGATTTTGGAATTACTCCCATTCTGGGTTTCACTGCTAAATTTTAA
- a CDS encoding DUF1858 domain-containing protein, with protein sequence MMNLLITPDITVNELLNEYPQLEDKFIEIAPVFSKLKNPILRKTIARVTTLKQASVVGGVEIGELINKLRKAVGQDEEIVTQFKEEKESGKPNWVTVKTVKFEYDASIDINNGMHPVAKVTKEAEALKDDEIYILITPFIPAPLIDVIRNKGYETFTEERGTNVFATYISRK encoded by the coding sequence ATGATGAATTTATTAATAACACCAGATATAACAGTAAACGAATTATTAAATGAATACCCACAGCTGGAAGATAAGTTTATAGAAATAGCTCCGGTTTTTTCTAAACTAAAAAATCCAATTCTACGAAAGACTATTGCCCGTGTTACAACACTTAAGCAGGCATCGGTTGTAGGAGGTGTTGAAATAGGAGAATTGATTAATAAATTGCGAAAAGCAGTCGGTCAAGACGAGGAAATTGTGACACAATTTAAAGAAGAAAAAGAGAGCGGAAAACCAAACTGGGTAACAGTAAAAACAGTGAAGTTTGAATATGATGCATCTATTGATATTAATAATGGTATGCATCCGGTGGCAAAAGTAACAAAGGAGGCTGAAGCTTTAAAAGATGATGAAATATACATCTTGATAACTCCATTTATTCCCGCACCATTAATAGATGTTATTCGAAATAAAGGTTATGAGACATTTACAGAAGAGAGAGGTACAAATGTTTTTGCAACTTACATATCTAGGAAATAA